A DNA window from Paenibacillus sp. HWE-109 contains the following coding sequences:
- a CDS encoding WD40/YVTN/BNR-like repeat-containing protein — translation MSKTKIPQITKEFSSFLNLKGFPLLVEIIRRSKTFILYLFINKKFEEFLSFLVWEIAHFLKINKKNVIHLMNKSSLKYSDEEMLDRDKFNWKIEGGTCELLPVSWTLVYIVSNEELLGVANDRLNVLVRSNDEGTTYTDVFTFSSSVDAIYVSHNYNIYVCSDGNVYKSKDNGTTFNIVLQLSTPHSVFIHNYGITEDDKGTIFLGEYANVWVEKKGWQNVAYIYYCPTTSENFTKSDFFIKEGANKHIHLIRYCSRLKKLFVTDGDNKKRVWINDSMQNYSVRSSPNQHGWRLINKRHIDTGGYTSVVSLTDGVLFGSDYLGGTNFLIKTIDGIKMSKKTLPDPIRRNPIYSIVNVKSRNRNQVWVNSVNDLGRQDAKAVLFYSNDNGETWFNFIEYDGLKCKIEIRSASLNPTNYFLASICNKENNRIIGTFKIKLD, via the coding sequence ATGTCCAAAACAAAAATCCCACAGATTACTAAAGAGTTTTCTAGTTTTCTTAACCTGAAAGGTTTTCCTCTACTAGTTGAAATAATAAGGAGATCCAAAACATTCATCTTATACTTATTTATTAATAAAAAGTTTGAAGAATTTCTATCATTTTTAGTTTGGGAAATAGCACATTTCTTGAAAATTAACAAAAAAAATGTTATTCATCTGATGAATAAGTCAAGCTTAAAGTATTCTGATGAAGAAATGTTAGATAGAGATAAATTCAACTGGAAAATTGAGGGTGGTACGTGTGAGTTGCTTCCTGTTTCTTGGACACTTGTATATATCGTTAGCAACGAAGAGCTGCTAGGGGTGGCCAACGATAGATTAAATGTTCTTGTTAGAAGTAACGATGAAGGTACTACTTATACAGATGTTTTTACATTTTCTTCAAGCGTAGATGCAATTTATGTAAGTCATAATTACAACATTTATGTTTGTAGTGATGGAAACGTATACAAAAGTAAAGATAACGGAACAACGTTCAATATCGTTTTACAACTAAGCACTCCACATAGTGTATTTATTCATAATTATGGAATAACAGAAGATGATAAAGGGACTATTTTCCTTGGAGAGTATGCGAATGTATGGGTGGAAAAGAAAGGGTGGCAGAATGTGGCTTATATTTATTACTGCCCTACTACTAGTGAAAATTTTACTAAATCGGATTTCTTTATTAAGGAAGGAGCCAATAAGCATATTCATTTGATTAGGTATTGCAGCCGCCTTAAGAAGCTGTTCGTTACAGATGGTGACAATAAAAAACGAGTGTGGATAAACGATTCCATGCAAAATTATTCAGTAAGGTCTTCTCCCAATCAACATGGGTGGCGATTAATAAATAAAAGACATATAGATACAGGAGGATACACTTCTGTAGTTTCCTTAACGGATGGAGTTCTGTTCGGAAGTGATTATTTAGGTGGGACGAATTTTCTAATAAAAACAATAGACGGCATAAAAATGAGCAAAAAAACTTTGCCAGATCCCATAAGACGTAACCCTATTTACAGTATTGTAAATGTGAAATCTAGAAATAGGAATCAAGTTTGGGTAAACTCTGTAAATGATTTAGGGAGGCAAGATGCTAAAGCAGTTTTGTTTTATTCTAATGATAATGGAGAAACATGGTTCAATTTTATTGAATATGACGGATTAAAATGTAAGATTGAAATTCGATCAGCATCGTTAAATCCAACAAACTATTTTCTAGCTTCAATATGCAATAAAGAAAATAATCGTATCATTGGAACCTTTAAAATCAAATTGGATTAA
- a CDS encoding erythromycin esterase family protein, protein MNKSRKMIFGGAAVVLSAAILTAGCSTKPAEKPEQTGTIRPIETAQISQNSIAKSLEMQAKQLKTVDPKQPLDDLKPLKDMIGNANYVGLGEATHGSSEIFTMKHRLVKYLVTELGFTNFGIEEDWGNGLKLNEYIQTGKGNPRDFLKLLYPTDEIVAMVEWMREYNADPINKKKIQFIGLDLKMLDQSVFDKVINYVKEHHPDLLPEVEQSYKELSSVAGNLQEYMKLTAEVKEKHKTNAQKVVKLLEDKTKSNNETGSLELAWVIGTAKVIENFTKMVIPADYPTMVKLHDQYLAEHAVWAQGQFGGKTMVWGHNIHIAKGVITEKWYPKVAGEFLKERLGDQYVAIGTTTTEGKFTAFSEGKIAADTIQKNENSSNYMFGQVPYAQFLLDLHKLNGAAQQWVKEKQPFLDGIAQIVPNEPQYYDVSLQEQFDIMVHIQKTTPSHIK, encoded by the coding sequence ATGAACAAAAGTAGAAAAATGATTTTCGGTGGAGCTGCCGTAGTGTTAAGTGCAGCGATACTAACTGCAGGCTGCAGTACGAAACCCGCTGAAAAACCGGAACAGACAGGAACAATCCGCCCCATTGAGACGGCTCAAATATCTCAAAACAGTATTGCAAAATCACTTGAAATGCAGGCGAAGCAGCTAAAGACGGTGGATCCGAAACAACCATTAGATGATTTAAAACCGCTAAAAGACATGATAGGCAATGCCAACTATGTTGGTTTAGGAGAGGCTACTCACGGGAGTTCGGAGATTTTTACGATGAAGCATCGCCTTGTGAAGTATTTGGTCACTGAGCTGGGCTTTACCAATTTTGGGATTGAAGAGGATTGGGGCAACGGTTTAAAGCTGAACGAGTATATCCAAACGGGAAAAGGTAACCCGAGGGATTTTTTGAAGCTGTTGTACCCAACGGATGAGATCGTCGCAATGGTAGAATGGATGCGGGAATACAATGCCGATCCTATAAATAAGAAGAAAATTCAGTTCATCGGACTCGACTTGAAAATGCTGGATCAAAGTGTCTTTGATAAAGTGATCAACTATGTAAAGGAACATCATCCTGATTTGCTGCCGGAAGTCGAGCAAAGCTACAAAGAGTTGTCGTCGGTGGCAGGTAATCTACAGGAATATATGAAGCTTACTGCTGAAGTGAAAGAAAAGCATAAGACTAATGCGCAGAAAGTAGTCAAACTACTTGAAGACAAAACAAAGTCAAATAATGAAACGGGTTCACTCGAACTAGCTTGGGTGATAGGAACGGCTAAGGTGATAGAGAATTTTACGAAGATGGTGATTCCAGCTGACTATCCGACCATGGTGAAGCTGCATGATCAGTATCTAGCCGAGCATGCCGTTTGGGCTCAAGGACAATTTGGCGGGAAAACGATGGTTTGGGGGCACAATATTCACATAGCCAAAGGAGTTATCACGGAGAAGTGGTATCCTAAAGTCGCCGGGGAGTTTCTGAAAGAACGTCTAGGCGATCAATATGTAGCAATTGGCACCACCACCACAGAAGGCAAATTCACAGCATTCAGTGAAGGAAAGATTGCAGCGGATACCATCCAGAAGAACGAGAACAGCTCCAATTATATGTTTGGTCAAGTTCCATACGCTCAGTTCCTGTTAGATCTTCACAAATTGAATGGAGCCGCGCAACAATGGGTAAAAGAAAAGCAGCCCTTCTTGGATGGCATTGCACAGATCGTTCCTAACGAACCGCAATATTATGATGTTTCCCTTCAAGAGCAGTTCGACATCATGGTTCATATTCAAAAAACGACTCCGTCGCATATCAAGTAA
- a CDS encoding catalase, whose translation MEENAALHSQTVGERGPVLEQDSVLHETLESFVHSKIIERPVHVKGYGAFGYFQTVNSMASHTQLCFLQNPGQQVPVTVRFSLAVSNKGTPDTSRNVRGFSTKFYTEKGVFDLLCNHIPVFLVRDAIRFPESIKAFLPSPVNNLLDPERFWSFIARAPESTHFLVQLYSDAGTVKSLRHIPGHSVNTYVWRNTQGNRTYVKYLWYPLAGIEYIDRHQAAQLAGENPDYAGKDLYDTLASGKTVEYGLYVQLMNPADAVSLPYDPLDDTKVWDIRQYPLLPVGRLVLNRNPDNYMEQVEKIAFSPSNLLEGAELSDDKMLQGRANIYTDSQRRRLGPDFRKIPINHQHNWSPGSLETSGEGRFVEGRLVRSDLPKPDNFTQAGEYYNSLPPVQQEHLIENLAADLSSISHETQSVVMSYLYHASAELGERVSRQIQMQSN comes from the coding sequence ATGGAAGAAAACGCAGCCCTTCATTCTCAGACCGTCGGCGAGCGAGGTCCCGTTCTGGAACAAGACAGTGTTTTACATGAAACTCTGGAGAGCTTCGTACATAGCAAAATAATCGAGAGACCCGTACACGTAAAGGGTTATGGCGCATTCGGATACTTTCAGACCGTGAACTCCATGGCGTCACACACCCAGCTTTGCTTTCTGCAGAATCCTGGTCAACAGGTCCCTGTGACAGTAAGATTTTCCCTTGCAGTAAGTAACAAGGGTACCCCTGACACTTCCCGGAATGTACGGGGATTCTCCACTAAATTTTATACAGAAAAAGGCGTATTTGATTTATTATGTAATCATATCCCTGTATTTTTGGTTCGAGATGCCATTCGATTCCCTGAATCGATCAAGGCCTTTTTGCCATCGCCGGTCAATAATTTGCTTGACCCTGAACGATTTTGGAGCTTTATCGCCAGAGCGCCGGAATCAACGCATTTCCTCGTTCAGCTATACTCGGACGCCGGGACGGTCAAGAGCCTCCGCCACATTCCGGGCCATAGTGTCAACACCTATGTTTGGAGGAACACACAGGGTAACCGAACTTATGTGAAATATCTCTGGTATCCTCTTGCCGGTATTGAGTATATCGATCGTCACCAGGCAGCCCAATTAGCGGGGGAAAATCCCGATTACGCTGGCAAGGATCTCTATGACACTCTTGCTTCAGGGAAGACGGTCGAATACGGGCTTTATGTTCAGCTGATGAACCCCGCAGACGCAGTCAGCCTGCCCTATGATCCACTGGATGATACGAAGGTTTGGGATATTAGACAATATCCTTTGTTGCCGGTAGGTCGGCTCGTATTAAATCGTAATCCGGATAACTACATGGAGCAAGTCGAGAAAATCGCCTTTTCACCTTCTAATCTTTTGGAGGGAGCCGAATTATCGGATGATAAGATGCTGCAAGGACGGGCGAATATATACACGGATTCACAGCGGCGGCGCTTGGGACCTGATTTCCGGAAAATTCCTATCAACCATCAGCATAACTGGTCACCCGGTTCGCTGGAAACAAGTGGCGAAGGTAGATTCGTAGAAGGTCGCCTCGTAAGATCTGATTTGCCTAAACCTGATAATTTTACACAAGCGGGAGAGTATTATAACTCCCTTCCACCTGTTCAGCAGGAACACCTGATTGAGAACCTTGCTGCCGATCTCTCCAGCATATCTCATGAAACGCAAAGTGTTGTTATGAGCTACCTATACCATGCATCAGCAGAGTTAGGAGAACGGGTTTCCAGACAGATTCAGATGCAGTCAAACTAG